The Deltaproteobacteria bacterium PRO3 genome contains a region encoding:
- a CDS encoding sensor histidine kinase, translating to MVFIFRSAGVAPRPAEAQASAHPDLSVPALLQRLQSDGIPINASMRAELSGLARETSPALLGEALFALARRGEAEGNLPLAGAVYTWLVENSGSGGFTSGYARSARSRIEVLRGGGNFGERGENFLRHFAREATDPGLLIGMACAGGVFRLTRAWTLGELAAAGTFSPTTTRLLAHAAGFALEAPAFVAASRGVHAALEVSGRTGHPSVGHELLSAYLFIGAMKLSGAAAGGLHRRWIGAEPALSPTGRVSALLFPQMGMLGGILLAHGLEQAAGLRPAQAPEAWLAESLATLLHFHVSGRLLHGLGGPGLRGWERAMDLHAEGLLRRPLRIPTRLAFAQALEGPMLSQALNPGEEGFGQPRQLEGRGQSLRVEAADPLDIRVPEEASIPELLRHFMRLWRDNPGAQPRIALPEDLARRVADWGYAWQEAMSQNYAADFARLRRLHESLAQGESLPAEEALYLDGLMAQTQSHAQAFEAYRRLLSKIVIQARRAPDYERRPEDNTLDRVLHDLSHRPQFFQIMGLAAADLREGTPLDAFYLQQLDPRNGFSVGQTVKEGLVMAASESQELVSRVGKGLKLEGLDDIHLAQGGQAARALGDILANFLTNTWRYRRSDAVDAQIQVTRLAGGGLQFSVRDDGIGIEAQNLASLGSHGFRESRVDLSRSHGFGLSSVIENLRRMGWGPLWVKSRAGEGSEFRFEIPGEQLLSGGEGLSGRRAGPVDRMGQGGPTRLETNLDEGFMVPAAGLDLAIRRLIQEVPPGPSLPEDLGVSRAQALQSGALRLRRLEIFHRLLAAGQPLERLAVLENGSGPLLDTAFTVLRLGSRLRIKEPDGIMMRSHARWLGRILTEAEGERIQYHAPEAIDLPSPSDIVYWGHPNPRDMIRPGGVSMGEYLGRDVRPGGFLVLQSDHYYGAFKELRNLDLDPRVWERLFAEDLPDVDSGSNAIVPSAQSTNLHLQVFRRRH from the coding sequence ATGGTCTTTATATTTCGCTCCGCGGGGGTCGCCCCGCGTCCGGCGGAGGCGCAGGCCTCCGCGCACCCGGACCTTTCGGTCCCGGCCCTCTTGCAACGCCTTCAATCCGACGGCATTCCAATAAACGCCTCCATGCGGGCGGAATTGTCCGGTCTCGCGCGCGAGACGAGCCCCGCCTTGTTGGGCGAGGCGCTCTTCGCCCTCGCACGGCGGGGCGAGGCGGAGGGGAATCTTCCCCTCGCCGGCGCGGTCTACACATGGCTCGTCGAGAACTCCGGTTCCGGCGGGTTCACCTCGGGGTATGCCCGCAGCGCCCGGTCCCGAATCGAGGTCCTGCGCGGCGGCGGAAACTTCGGCGAGCGCGGGGAAAACTTTTTGCGGCATTTCGCCCGCGAGGCGACGGATCCTGGGCTGCTGATCGGGATGGCCTGCGCGGGCGGCGTCTTCCGCCTGACCCGCGCCTGGACTCTGGGGGAGCTCGCCGCCGCTGGAACTTTTAGTCCGACGACCACTCGCCTCCTCGCCCATGCGGCCGGCTTCGCGCTGGAGGCCCCGGCCTTCGTCGCGGCCAGTCGCGGTGTTCACGCCGCCCTCGAGGTTTCCGGCCGCACCGGGCATCCCTCTGTGGGACATGAATTGCTTTCCGCCTACCTATTTATCGGCGCGATGAAGTTGAGCGGCGCGGCCGCTGGCGGACTGCACCGCCGTTGGATCGGAGCCGAGCCCGCTCTTTCCCCCACGGGGCGGGTCTCCGCCCTCCTGTTTCCCCAGATGGGCATGTTGGGCGGCATTCTCTTGGCCCACGGCCTTGAGCAGGCGGCGGGGCTGAGGCCCGCGCAGGCCCCCGAGGCCTGGCTTGCGGAGAGCCTGGCGACCTTGCTGCATTTCCACGTGAGCGGTCGGCTCTTGCATGGTCTCGGCGGACCGGGGCTTCGGGGTTGGGAGCGCGCCATGGACTTGCATGCGGAAGGCCTGCTGCGCCGGCCGCTCCGGATTCCCACGCGCCTCGCCTTCGCGCAGGCCCTCGAGGGACCGATGCTTAGCCAGGCGCTGAATCCTGGCGAAGAGGGCTTTGGGCAACCGCGCCAGCTGGAAGGCCGCGGCCAAAGCCTTCGGGTCGAGGCCGCCGATCCCTTGGACATCCGAGTCCCCGAAGAGGCCTCGATTCCGGAACTACTGCGGCATTTCATGCGCCTCTGGAGGGACAATCCCGGCGCGCAGCCCCGCATCGCCCTGCCCGAGGATTTGGCCAGACGGGTGGCGGATTGGGGCTACGCCTGGCAGGAGGCGATGAGCCAGAACTACGCCGCCGACTTCGCGCGCCTGCGGCGCCTGCACGAATCCCTCGCTCAGGGCGAGTCTCTCCCCGCCGAGGAGGCGCTTTACTTGGACGGGCTGATGGCTCAGACGCAGTCCCATGCGCAGGCCTTCGAGGCCTATCGCCGGCTTCTCTCGAAGATCGTGATTCAGGCCCGTCGCGCCCCTGACTACGAGCGCCGGCCCGAAGACAACACCCTCGATCGGGTCTTGCACGACCTGTCCCATCGCCCGCAATTTTTCCAGATCATGGGCCTGGCCGCCGCCGACCTTCGCGAGGGGACTCCGCTGGACGCCTTCTATTTGCAGCAGCTCGACCCGCGGAACGGCTTTTCGGTGGGGCAGACCGTCAAGGAAGGCCTCGTCATGGCCGCCTCCGAATCGCAGGAGCTGGTCTCGCGGGTGGGCAAGGGGCTGAAGCTTGAGGGGCTTGACGACATCCACCTCGCCCAGGGCGGCCAGGCGGCGCGGGCCCTGGGGGATATCCTGGCGAACTTCTTGACCAATACCTGGAGATACCGCCGGAGCGACGCGGTCGACGCGCAGATTCAGGTAACTCGGCTGGCGGGCGGCGGGTTGCAATTCTCCGTCCGAGACGACGGGATCGGCATCGAGGCCCAGAATTTGGCGAGCCTCGGCAGTCACGGCTTTCGGGAATCGCGCGTCGACCTGAGCCGCTCCCACGGTTTCGGCCTGTCCTCGGTTATCGAGAACCTGCGCCGGATGGGCTGGGGTCCGCTTTGGGTGAAGAGCCGGGCGGGGGAGGGCAGCGAGTTCCGCTTCGAGATCCCCGGTGAGCAATTGCTCTCCGGCGGAGAGGGCCTTTCCGGGAGGCGCGCGGGTCCTGTGGACCGCATGGGGCAGGGCGGCCCTACCCGGCTCGAGACCAACCTGGACGAGGGCTTCATGGTGCCGGCGGCCGGCCTGGACCTGGCGATCCGCCGCTTGATCCAAGAGGTCCCGCCCGGACCCTCGCTTCCGGAGGATCTTGGCGTTTCGCGAGCCCAGGCCCTTCAATCGGGCGCCTTGCGGTTGCGGCGTTTGGAGATCTTCCATCGCCTCTTGGCCGCGGGCCAGCCCCTGGAACGCTTGGCGGTGCTCGAAAACGGCTCCGGCCCCTTGCTGGACACCGCCTTCACGGTCCTGCGTTTGGGCTCGAGACTTCGGATCAAAGAACCCGACGGGATCATGATGCGGTCGCATGCCCGGTGGTTGGGAAGAATCCTCACCGAGGCCGAGGGCGAGCGGATCCAATACCATGCTCCGGAGGCCATCGACCTGCCTTCCCCCTCGGACATCGTCTATTGGGGACATCCCAACCCCCGCGACATGATTCGGCCCGGCGGAGTGTCCATGGGAGAATACCTGGGCCGGGACGTGCGTCCGGGAGGATTTTTGGTCCTGCAGAGCGACCATTACTACGGGGCCTTCAAAGAGCTGCGGAATCTGGACTTGGATCCCCGCGTCTGGGAGCGGCTATTTGCCGAGGATTTGCCCGACGTTGATTCCGGGTCCAATGCCATCGTCCCCTCGGCGCAGAGCACCAACCTCCACCTTCAGGTCTTTCGCCGGCGTCACTAG
- a CDS encoding acyl-CoA dehydrogenase has protein sequence MNTQNALSAAKTLLEQCGRFLAQKAADGKDISTAKLDAFQGTAYDLAWVASEVYAAEQICAYADKHGELEKALAEYFTAEMVANFSQKVSFHFHEWGVDQSKLVETIWKPELTKDVEKVLAADNVARIAQLIKKANHGGSYGLDENHQMFRETFKKFAEDKVAPLAEKVHRHDLLIPQEIIDGLKELGCFGLSIPQAYGGFQDDAKPDNTGMCVVTEELSRGSLGVAGSLITRPEILSKAILKGGTDAQKQKWLPLLASGERMAGVAVTEPDYGSDVAGMKVTARPQESKGQKGWVINGVKTWCTFAGYADTLMVLCRTDPDMSKKHRGMSILIAEKPRFDGHEFKYDQPEHGGHIEGKAIPTIGYRGMHSYEVAFENYWVPEENLIGGEGGLGKGFYMQMEGFAGGRLQTAARALGVMQAAFESALRYSDERKVFNKPIFEYGMTQWKLVRMAALIQAARQATYHACRLMDEHKGQMEASLVKFYASKISEWITREALQIHGGYGYAEEYAVSRYFVDARVFSIFEGAEEVLALRVIAPALLKQYL, from the coding sequence ATGAATACCCAAAACGCCCTCTCGGCAGCCAAGACCCTCCTCGAACAATGCGGACGTTTTCTGGCCCAAAAGGCCGCGGATGGAAAAGACATTTCCACCGCGAAGCTCGACGCCTTCCAGGGCACCGCCTACGACCTGGCCTGGGTGGCCTCCGAGGTCTACGCCGCTGAGCAGATCTGCGCCTACGCCGACAAGCATGGCGAGCTCGAGAAGGCCCTGGCCGAATACTTCACCGCCGAGATGGTCGCCAATTTTTCGCAGAAGGTCAGCTTCCACTTCCACGAGTGGGGCGTCGACCAGTCCAAGCTCGTCGAGACGATCTGGAAGCCCGAGCTCACCAAGGACGTCGAGAAGGTCCTCGCCGCCGACAACGTCGCGCGCATCGCCCAGCTGATCAAAAAGGCCAACCACGGAGGCAGCTACGGCCTGGACGAAAACCACCAGATGTTCCGCGAGACCTTCAAGAAGTTCGCCGAGGACAAAGTGGCGCCCCTTGCCGAGAAGGTCCACCGCCACGACCTGCTGATCCCGCAAGAGATCATCGACGGCCTGAAAGAGCTGGGCTGCTTCGGCCTCTCCATCCCGCAGGCCTACGGCGGCTTTCAGGACGACGCCAAGCCCGACAATACCGGGATGTGCGTCGTCACCGAGGAGCTCTCGCGGGGCTCGCTGGGCGTGGCCGGCAGCCTGATCACGCGCCCCGAAATTTTATCAAAGGCCATCCTAAAGGGCGGCACCGACGCGCAGAAGCAAAAATGGCTGCCGCTCTTGGCCAGCGGCGAGCGCATGGCGGGCGTCGCGGTCACCGAGCCCGACTACGGCAGCGACGTCGCGGGCATGAAGGTCACGGCCCGCCCCCAGGAGTCGAAGGGGCAGAAGGGCTGGGTCATCAACGGCGTCAAGACCTGGTGCACCTTCGCCGGCTACGCCGACACGCTGATGGTGCTCTGCCGCACCGACCCCGACATGTCGAAGAAGCACCGCGGCATGTCCATCCTGATCGCCGAAAAGCCGCGCTTCGACGGCCACGAGTTCAAGTACGACCAGCCCGAGCACGGCGGCCACATCGAGGGCAAGGCCATCCCCACCATCGGCTACCGCGGCATGCACTCCTACGAGGTCGCCTTCGAGAATTACTGGGTGCCCGAGGAGAACCTGATCGGCGGCGAGGGCGGCCTGGGCAAGGGCTTCTACATGCAGATGGAGGGCTTCGCCGGCGGGCGCTTGCAGACCGCGGCCCGCGCCCTGGGCGTGATGCAGGCGGCCTTCGAGTCGGCGCTGCGTTATTCCGACGAACGGAAGGTCTTCAACAAGCCGATCTTCGAGTACGGCATGACCCAGTGGAAGCTGGTGCGCATGGCCGCGCTCATCCAGGCCGCGCGCCAGGCCACCTACCACGCCTGCCGCCTGATGGACGAGCACAAGGGGCAGATGGAGGCCTCGCTCGTGAAGTTCTACGCCTCGAAGATCAGCGAGTGGATCACCCGCGAGGCCCTGCAGATCCACGGCGGCTACGGCTACGCCGAGGAATACGCGGTCAGCCGCTACTTCGTCGACGCGCGGGTGTTTTCGATCTTCGAAGGGGCCGAGGAAGTGCTGGCATTGCGCGTCATCGCCCCCGCCTTGCTTAAACAATATTTGTAG
- the ccrA gene encoding crotonyl-CoA carboxylase/reductase, translating into MTKEIYELGEIPLLGEVPKKMYAQVIRPERFGEPTKAFQLEQVDVPELRPDEVLVYVMAAGINYNNVWAALGIPIDVTKNRPKDPYWPDSSGFHIGGSDASGIVYKVGSAVKNVKVGDEVVIHCGQWSQEDPQVKAGGDPMYGASFRIWGYETSWGSFAQFTKVQDHQCLPKPKRLSYEAAAAYMLVGATAYRMLTRWQEHEVRKDDVVLIWGGAGGLGSMAIQICKAFGAKPIAVVAGEDKVEYCKKLGAVGVIDRRKFNHWGMLPHWEDNEKYNAWLQGARAFGKAIWDVLGEKKSPRIVFEHPGESTVPTSAFVCDTGGMVVICAGTTGYNATLDLRYHWMRQKRFQGSHFANDKEAKGFNDLVLEGKADPCLSRTWKFSETAAAHQLMRENKHPHGNMAILVNAKKEGLKNLEEAKKA; encoded by the coding sequence ATGACCAAGGAAATCTATGAACTCGGCGAGATTCCCCTGCTTGGGGAAGTTCCGAAGAAGATGTATGCGCAGGTGATTCGCCCCGAGCGCTTCGGCGAGCCCACCAAGGCCTTCCAATTAGAGCAGGTCGACGTGCCCGAGCTGCGTCCCGATGAAGTGCTCGTCTACGTCATGGCCGCCGGCATCAATTACAACAACGTCTGGGCCGCGTTAGGCATCCCGATCGACGTTACCAAGAACCGCCCCAAGGACCCGTACTGGCCCGACAGCAGCGGGTTCCATATCGGCGGCAGCGACGCGAGCGGCATCGTCTACAAGGTCGGCAGCGCGGTGAAAAACGTGAAGGTCGGCGACGAGGTCGTTATCCACTGCGGGCAGTGGAGCCAAGAAGACCCGCAGGTGAAGGCCGGCGGCGACCCGATGTACGGCGCCAGCTTCCGCATCTGGGGCTACGAGACCAGCTGGGGCAGCTTCGCCCAGTTCACCAAGGTGCAAGACCACCAGTGCCTGCCCAAGCCCAAGCGCCTCAGTTACGAGGCCGCGGCGGCCTACATGCTGGTGGGCGCCACCGCCTACCGCATGTTGACGCGCTGGCAGGAGCACGAGGTCCGCAAGGACGACGTCGTCCTGATCTGGGGCGGCGCCGGCGGCCTGGGCTCGATGGCGATCCAGATCTGCAAGGCCTTCGGGGCCAAGCCGATCGCGGTGGTCGCGGGCGAGGACAAAGTCGAGTATTGCAAGAAGCTCGGCGCGGTCGGCGTCATCGACCGCCGCAAATTCAACCACTGGGGCATGCTGCCGCACTGGGAGGACAACGAAAAATACAACGCTTGGCTGCAGGGCGCCCGCGCCTTCGGCAAGGCGATCTGGGACGTCTTGGGCGAGAAGAAGAGCCCGCGCATCGTCTTTGAGCATCCCGGCGAGTCGACGGTGCCGACCAGCGCCTTCGTCTGCGACACCGGCGGCATGGTCGTGATCTGCGCCGGCACCACCGGCTACAACGCGACCCTTGACCTGCGCTACCACTGGATGCGGCAGAAGCGCTTCCAGGGCTCGCACTTCGCCAACGACAAAGAGGCGAAAGGCTTCAACGACCTGGTGCTCGAGGGCAAGGCCGATCCCTGCCTAAGCCGCACCTGGAAGTTCAGCGAGACCGCCGCAGCCCACCAGCTGATGCGCGAGAACAAGCATCCGCACGGCAATATGGCGATCCTGGTCAACGCCAAGAAGGAAGGCTTGAAAAACCTCGAGGAGGCGAAGAAGGCCTAG
- a CDS encoding MaoC family dehydratase, with protein sequence MPITIPYPKFQESAPGQAANLEKVRYPQYGRVLEDFKPGEVFCHPRGITVYPAFALEFATTFMEANPLYTNREYAIAHGFRDMPVSPLMVMNICLSLGVQNDSEKAIANLGYYNVCFVKPVYPGDTLRALTKVLDVKAKEGKPGIVTIRTIGLNQKNELVLQYDRKIMVAAAGKASEPTTVSGQPFPEQAEPTIEIPNAAGAYPTNLTGVNSYFENFTVGDVIVHANGRTITDEHYPWTYRVMNTHPLHYDRLYSTARSGAMSGEPIVYGGLVFAWLAGLASRDTTENALADFGYTEGYHTQPAVSGDTVYAISRVLAKEEGPKGLNAGVVTFQLIGVKNIRPKEALEKFGADLFVKENNKKDLGKEKIPEKIFEIERRVLVKKKPA encoded by the coding sequence ATGCCGATCACCATCCCCTATCCCAAATTCCAAGAATCCGCCCCCGGCCAAGCCGCCAACCTCGAGAAAGTCCGCTACCCGCAATACGGCCGCGTCCTCGAGGACTTCAAGCCCGGCGAGGTCTTCTGCCACCCCCGCGGCATCACGGTTTACCCGGCCTTCGCCCTCGAGTTCGCGACGACCTTCATGGAGGCCAACCCGCTTTACACCAACCGCGAGTACGCGATCGCCCACGGCTTCCGCGACATGCCGGTCTCGCCGCTGATGGTGATGAACATCTGCCTCTCGTTGGGCGTGCAGAACGACTCCGAAAAGGCCATCGCCAACCTGGGCTATTATAATGTGTGCTTCGTGAAGCCGGTCTATCCCGGGGATACCCTCCGCGCCCTGACCAAGGTCTTGGACGTCAAGGCGAAGGAGGGCAAGCCCGGCATCGTGACCATCCGCACCATCGGCCTCAACCAGAAGAACGAATTGGTCCTGCAGTACGACCGCAAGATCATGGTGGCCGCGGCCGGCAAGGCCAGCGAGCCGACCACCGTCTCGGGCCAGCCCTTCCCCGAGCAGGCCGAGCCGACGATCGAGATCCCCAACGCGGCCGGGGCCTACCCGACGAATCTCACCGGCGTGAACAGCTACTTCGAAAACTTCACCGTCGGCGACGTCATCGTCCATGCCAACGGCCGCACCATCACCGACGAGCACTACCCCTGGACCTACCGCGTGATGAACACCCACCCGCTGCACTACGACCGCCTCTATTCGACGGCCCGCAGCGGCGCGATGAGCGGCGAGCCCATCGTCTACGGCGGCCTGGTCTTCGCCTGGCTGGCGGGCCTGGCCAGCCGCGACACCACCGAAAACGCCTTGGCCGACTTCGGCTACACCGAGGGCTATCACACCCAGCCTGCGGTGAGCGGCGACACGGTCTACGCGATCTCGCGGGTGCTGGCGAAGGAAGAGGGGCCCAAGGGGCTGAACGCCGGCGTGGTGACCTTCCAACTGATCGGCGTGAAGAACATCCGGCCCAAGGAGGCCCTGGAGAAGTTCGGCGCCGACCTCTTCGTCAAAGAGAACAACAAGAAGGACCTGGGCAAGGAGAAGATCCCCGAAAAGATCTTCGAGATCGAGCGCCGGGTCCTCGTCAAAAAGAAGCCGGCCTAA
- a CDS encoding protein meaA gives MIAAKRDQPWVMRTYSGHTSAKASNELYRLNLSKGQTGLSVAFDLPTQTGYDSDSVMARGEVGKVGVPISHLGDMETLFDQIPIEKMNTSMTINATAAWLLALYVAVAEKRGVDSKVLQGTTQNDILKEYLSRGTYIFPPKHSIRLITDMITYSVKHIPKWNPTNICSYHLQEAGATPMQELAFSMCNAMAYLDAVKASGQVPEGEFDQVFGRISYFVNAGVRFIEELCKMRAFTRMWEELGRTRYGVKDEKMLRFRYGVQVNSLGLTERQPENNIQRIVLEMLAVVLSKDARARAVQLPAWNEALGLPRPWDQQWSLRIQQVIAYETDLLEYDDIFNGSPVIEAKVKELAEAARQEIEVVQKMGGAINAVEYMKQKLVESNAARVRAIEDGSIKVVGVNCYQETAESPLTGGRDEGILKVDESAEREQIERLKKFRSQRDEAQAKAALETLKAAAERGDNIMPVSIQAAHAGVTTGEWANALRQVFGEYRAPTGVSGVRMATTTEAIQKVRDKVDQFQKKTGEKLRILVGKPGLDGHSNGAEQIAVRARDVGMEVVYQGIRLTPEQIVEAALQEGVHVIGLSILSGSHLALIPDILKLMKEKGLKKVPVIAGGIIPETDRQVLLRAGVARVYTPKDFELNTIMDEIVDIAMSARN, from the coding sequence ATGATTGCTGCCAAGCGCGACCAACCCTGGGTCATGCGGACCTATTCCGGCCACACCTCGGCCAAGGCCTCCAACGAGCTCTACCGGCTCAATTTAAGCAAGGGCCAGACCGGGCTCTCAGTGGCCTTCGACCTGCCCACCCAGACGGGTTACGACAGCGACTCGGTCATGGCCCGCGGCGAGGTGGGCAAGGTCGGGGTGCCCATTTCGCACTTGGGCGACATGGAGACCCTCTTCGACCAGATCCCCATCGAGAAGATGAACACGTCGATGACGATCAACGCGACCGCCGCCTGGCTCTTGGCCCTCTACGTGGCGGTCGCCGAGAAGCGCGGGGTCGACTCGAAGGTCCTGCAGGGCACCACGCAAAACGACATCCTCAAGGAATACCTCTCGCGCGGCACCTATATCTTTCCGCCCAAGCACTCGATCCGGCTGATCACCGACATGATCACTTATTCGGTGAAGCACATCCCCAAGTGGAACCCGACCAACATCTGCAGCTATCATTTACAAGAGGCCGGCGCGACGCCCATGCAGGAGCTGGCCTTCTCGATGTGCAACGCCATGGCCTACCTCGACGCGGTCAAGGCCAGCGGGCAGGTGCCGGAAGGGGAGTTCGACCAGGTCTTCGGCCGCATCTCCTACTTCGTCAACGCCGGCGTCCGCTTCATCGAAGAGCTTTGCAAGATGCGCGCCTTCACCCGCATGTGGGAAGAGCTGGGCCGCACCCGCTACGGCGTCAAAGACGAGAAGATGCTGCGCTTTCGCTACGGCGTCCAGGTCAACAGCCTGGGGCTGACCGAGCGCCAGCCCGAAAACAACATCCAGCGGATCGTCCTCGAGATGCTGGCGGTGGTGCTGTCGAAAGACGCCCGCGCCCGCGCCGTGCAGCTGCCCGCTTGGAACGAGGCCCTCGGCCTGCCGCGCCCGTGGGACCAGCAGTGGTCGCTGCGCATCCAGCAGGTCATCGCCTACGAGACCGACCTGCTCGAGTACGACGACATCTTCAACGGCTCGCCGGTCATCGAGGCCAAGGTGAAAGAATTGGCCGAGGCCGCGCGACAGGAGATCGAGGTCGTCCAAAAGATGGGCGGTGCGATCAACGCGGTCGAATACATGAAGCAGAAGCTGGTCGAGTCCAACGCCGCGCGGGTCCGCGCCATCGAGGACGGCTCGATCAAGGTGGTGGGCGTCAACTGCTACCAAGAGACCGCCGAGAGCCCGCTGACCGGCGGGCGCGACGAGGGCATCCTCAAGGTCGACGAGTCCGCCGAGCGCGAGCAGATCGAGCGCCTCAAAAAATTCCGTTCCCAGCGCGACGAGGCCCAGGCCAAGGCGGCCCTCGAGACGCTGAAGGCCGCCGCCGAGCGCGGCGACAACATCATGCCGGTTTCGATTCAGGCCGCCCACGCCGGCGTCACCACCGGCGAGTGGGCCAACGCCCTGCGCCAGGTCTTCGGCGAATACCGCGCGCCGACCGGAGTTTCGGGCGTGCGCATGGCCACCACCACCGAGGCCATCCAAAAGGTCCGCGACAAAGTGGATCAGTTCCAAAAGAAGACCGGCGAAAAGCTGCGTATTTTGGTGGGCAAACCCGGCCTCGACGGCCACAGCAACGGCGCCGAGCAGATCGCGGTTCGCGCCCGCGACGTCGGCATGGAGGTCGTCTACCAAGGCATCCGCCTCACCCCCGAGCAGATCGTCGAGGCGGCCCTGCAGGAGGGCGTGCACGTGATCGGGCTCAGCATCCTCTCCGGCTCGCACCTCGCCTTGATCCCCGACATTCTCAAGCTGATGAAGGAGAAAGGCCTGAAGAAGGTCCCCGTCATCGCCGGCGGCATCATCCCCGAGACCGACCGCCAGGTGTTGCTGCGGGCGGGGGTCGCGCGGGTCTACACCCCCAAAGACTTCGAACTGAACACCATCATGGACGAGATCGTCGACATCGCGATGTCGGCCCGTAATTAG